A window of Mytilus edulis chromosome 10, xbMytEdul2.2, whole genome shotgun sequence contains these coding sequences:
- the LOC139492958 gene encoding uncharacterized protein, with the protein MARLLMILMNALFLCVVTADMDMKFDYHVIEGKARYLENVETNLAENTVKIHTPAHNDVMESYQIQDFRQGLQMKCLPSVEQCRLRVIDRTHAADAGQVTEGFIHSWNKGDNTISSDNEKVVKEMYYINLDEVVDVNVLEGALKKFHQDYKYPVYKEKKVPQDAEILHIRSSTGKNTVFLRCKT; encoded by the exons ATGGCTCGTTTACTGATGATTTTGATGAATGCTTTATTCCTTTGTGTTGTCACAGCCGACATGGATATG aaatttgaTTATCACGTTATTGAAGGGAAAGCCAGATATTTGGAAAACGTTGAAACAAATCTAGCAGAGAATACAGTTAAAATTCACACCCCAGCACACAATGATGTAATGGAATCATACCAAATACAAGATTTCCGCCAG GGTCTGCAAATGAAATGTCTGCCTTCCGTCGAGCAATGTAGACTTCGGGTCATAGATAGAACACATGCAGCAGATGCGGGTCAAGTCACAGAGGGATTTATCCACAGCTGG AACAAAGGAGATAATACCATAAGTAGTGACAATGAAAAAGTGGTGAAGGAAATGTATTATATTAACTTGGATGAAGTTGTTGATGTCAATGTCCTTGAAGGTGCTTTGAAAAAGTTTCATCAAGATTATAAATACCCTGTGTATAAGGAAAAGAAGGTACCACAGGATGCTGAAATATTACATATCAGAAGTTCTACAGGTAAAAACACAGTTTTTTTAAGATGTAAAACGTAA